One window of Chryseobacterium indologenes genomic DNA carries:
- a CDS encoding cysteine desulfurase family protein: MDKVYLDNAATTPLAEEVIDAMVGTMKMNFGNPSSTHSFGQEAKILIENVRRQVADYLHVTPAEIIFTSCGTESNNMIIKSSVEHLGVERIISSPLEHKCVSESILDMKSRKGVEVNYIRPNEKGDIDLTKLEELLKASDKKTLVSLMHANNEIGNIINLKQVAQLCKEYNALFHSDTVQTMAHMNLDFSDIPVDFASCSAHKFHGPKGAGFAFIRKATGLKGIITGGPQERSLRAGTENVSGIVGLGKALELSLNHMDEYTNHMQDIKNYAIERLSAEIEGIKFNGRSAEKENSLYTVLSALLPYKNPLIGLQLDMKGIAISQGSACSSGASKPSMVMMMVLSEDEMDHCTPLRISFSHMTTKADIDRLVNALKEISSDYTIEKTNVEHR; this comes from the coding sequence ATGGATAAAGTATATTTAGATAATGCCGCAACCACGCCGCTTGCAGAAGAAGTTATAGATGCAATGGTAGGCACTATGAAGATGAATTTCGGAAATCCGTCTTCAACGCACAGCTTTGGCCAGGAAGCAAAAATACTTATTGAAAATGTAAGAAGACAGGTTGCAGACTATCTTCATGTAACTCCTGCTGAAATCATTTTTACTTCTTGTGGAACCGAATCCAACAATATGATCATCAAATCCTCGGTAGAACACCTTGGAGTAGAAAGAATCATCAGCTCTCCTCTGGAACATAAATGTGTTTCTGAAAGTATTCTGGACATGAAAAGCAGAAAAGGAGTAGAAGTAAACTACATCCGTCCGAATGAAAAAGGAGATATTGATCTTACGAAATTAGAAGAGCTGTTAAAAGCTTCAGATAAAAAAACATTGGTAAGCTTAATGCATGCCAATAACGAAATCGGAAATATCATCAATCTTAAACAAGTTGCCCAGCTTTGCAAAGAGTATAATGCACTTTTCCACTCGGATACTGTACAGACAATGGCTCATATGAATCTTGATTTTTCTGATATTCCTGTAGACTTCGCTTCCTGTAGTGCCCATAAGTTTCACGGGCCAAAAGGAGCTGGATTTGCGTTTATCAGAAAAGCAACAGGTTTAAAAGGGATTATTACCGGAGGACCTCAGGAAAGAAGTCTTAGAGCAGGAACGGAAAATGTGAGTGGTATTGTAGGATTGGGTAAAGCACTAGAGCTTTCTCTGAATCATATGGATGAGTATACGAACCATATGCAGGATATTAAAAATTATGCAATCGAAAGACTTTCTGCTGAAATTGAAGGAATTAAATTCAATGGAAGAAGTGCTGAAAAAGAAAACAGTCTTTATACAGTTTTAAGTGCGTTATTGCCATACAAAAATCCACTGATAGGGCTTCAGCTGGATATGAAAGGAATTGCAATCTCTCAGGGAAGTGCATGCTCATCAGGAGCTTCAAAACCTTCAATGGTGATGATGATGGTACTTTCTGAAGACGAAATGGATCATTGTACGCCATTGAGAATCTCTTTCAGCCATATGACGACTAAAGCGGATATCGATAGATTGGTGAATGCTTTGAAAGAAATTTCAAGTGACTACACTATAGAAAAAACTAATGTTGAGCATAGATAG
- a CDS encoding HAD family hydrolase, translating to MKKLYCFDFDGTLTYKDTMFMYLKFYDSTKYRIQFLRHVPLFILLKLKLAETEKVKKSFIGSILKGQTQEKIEMKSKQFFELHYPKIVRENALDFIKNIDRNNTQSLLVTASLDIWVKPFAEELKMELVSTRAEFKNGIFTGNFVGKNCNGKEKLVRIKEEINDSRYDKIIAFGDTSGDRPMLKWANEGHYQFFH from the coding sequence ATGAAAAAGTTGTATTGTTTTGATTTTGACGGAACTTTGACCTATAAGGATACTATGTTTATGTATCTTAAATTCTATGATTCTACAAAATACCGGATACAATTTTTAAGACATGTGCCGCTTTTTATTCTGTTGAAGTTAAAGCTTGCCGAAACAGAAAAAGTGAAAAAAAGTTTTATAGGGTCTATTTTGAAAGGACAGACCCAGGAAAAGATCGAAATGAAGTCTAAACAATTTTTTGAACTTCACTATCCTAAAATTGTAAGGGAAAATGCATTAGACTTTATAAAAAATATCGATAGGAATAATACACAAAGTTTATTGGTAACCGCGTCCTTAGATATTTGGGTAAAGCCTTTCGCTGAGGAACTTAAAATGGAGCTTGTTTCTACGCGGGCAGAGTTTAAGAACGGAATTTTCACTGGAAATTTTGTAGGAAAAAACTGCAATGGAAAAGAAAAACTGGTAAGAATTAAAGAAGAAATTAACGATTCCAGGTACGATAAAATTATTGCATTTGGAGATACTTCAGGAGATCGGCCAATGTTGAAATGGGCAAATGAGGGACATTACCAATTTTTTCATTAA
- the trxA gene encoding thioredoxin produces MALEITDSSFQDTVLKSDKPVLVDFWAVWCGPCRTLGPIIEEVASDFEGKAIVGKVDVDNNQEISMQYGIRNIPTVLIFKNGEVVDKLVGVAPKEVIAEKLSAHL; encoded by the coding sequence ATGGCTTTAGAAATTACAGACAGCTCATTTCAGGATACGGTTTTAAAATCAGACAAACCGGTATTAGTAGACTTCTGGGCAGTATGGTGTGGACCATGCAGAACTTTAGGACCAATCATCGAAGAAGTTGCTTCAGATTTTGAAGGAAAAGCAATCGTTGGGAAAGTGGATGTAGATAACAACCAGGAGATTTCTATGCAGTATGGTATCAGAAATATCCCTACAGTTCTTATTTTTAAGAACGGAGAAGTAGTAGATAAATTAGTAGGTGTAGCTCCAAAAGAGGTAATCGCTGAAAAATTAAGCGCTCACTTATAA